A single region of the Musa acuminata AAA Group cultivar baxijiao chromosome BXJ1-11, Cavendish_Baxijiao_AAA, whole genome shotgun sequence genome encodes:
- the LOC103970717 gene encoding uncharacterized protein LOC103970717 isoform X2, with protein sequence MAEGHRLWGHLPLLVQSSSKESVEYILQALWRTRKTGLDAADRAIIRDMLHLPSDSDLDPLLVCLRMLIRRCVYENISKDEIQKLFPPEVLPELQRLLTLLLQKFQREWHEDVLKDQVSLPRLKAMTCNVVNQNQDSVEHVAVMNLKLQGDTQSSSGETQVKFQLARDTLETMLKSMYFIRDQMSSGDATSNGPGQEQGAAETALT encoded by the exons ATGGCGGAGGGGCACAGGCTGTGGGGGCACCTGCCGCTGCTGGTCCAGTCGAGCTCTAAGGAGTCGGTGGAGTACATACTGCAGGCGCTGTGGCGGACTCGGAAGACCGGTCTCGACGCCGCCGACCGCGCCATCATCCGCGACATGCTCCATCTGCCCTCCGACTCCGACCTGGACCCT CTTTTGGTATGTCTTCGTATGTTAATTCGAAGGTGTGTCTATGAAAACATATCAAAGGATGAGATACAGAAGTTGTTTCCACCAGAAGTCCTACCTGAATTACAAAGATTACTCACCCTGCTCCTGCAGAAGTTTCAACGAGAATGGCACGAAGATGTACTCAAAGATCAG gtTTCTTTGCCTCGCCTGAAGGCAATGACATGTAATGTGGTAAATCAAAATCAAGATTCTGTGGAGCATGTTGCTGTTATGAATCTGAAG CTCCAAGGTGATACACAGTCTTCATCAGGTGAAACACAGGTTAAATTCCAATTGGCAAGAGATACCCTCGAGACGATGTTGAAGTCTATGTActtcataagagatcaaatgtccAGTGGG GATGCTACCTCTAATGGACCTGGGCAAGAACAGGGAGCAGCCGAAACAGCCTTAACATAA
- the LOC103970717 gene encoding uncharacterized protein LOC103970717 isoform X1, with amino-acid sequence MAEGHRLWGHLPLLVQSSSKESVEYILQALWRTRKTGLDAADRAIIRDMLHLPSDSDLDPLLVCLRMLIRRCVYENISKDEIQKLFPPEVLPELQRLLTLLLQKFQREWHEDVLKDQVSLPRLKAMTCNVVNQNQDSVEHVAVMNLKINYANTFGVDILQLQGDTQSSSGETQVKFQLARDTLETMLKSMYFIRDQMSSGDATSNGPGQEQGAAETALT; translated from the exons ATGGCGGAGGGGCACAGGCTGTGGGGGCACCTGCCGCTGCTGGTCCAGTCGAGCTCTAAGGAGTCGGTGGAGTACATACTGCAGGCGCTGTGGCGGACTCGGAAGACCGGTCTCGACGCCGCCGACCGCGCCATCATCCGCGACATGCTCCATCTGCCCTCCGACTCCGACCTGGACCCT CTTTTGGTATGTCTTCGTATGTTAATTCGAAGGTGTGTCTATGAAAACATATCAAAGGATGAGATACAGAAGTTGTTTCCACCAGAAGTCCTACCTGAATTACAAAGATTACTCACCCTGCTCCTGCAGAAGTTTCAACGAGAATGGCACGAAGATGTACTCAAAGATCAG gtTTCTTTGCCTCGCCTGAAGGCAATGACATGTAATGTGGTAAATCAAAATCAAGATTCTGTGGAGCATGTTGCTGTTATGAATCTGAAG ATAAATTATGCTAATACTTTCGGAGTGGATATCTTGCAGCTCCAAGGTGATACACAGTCTTCATCAGGTGAAACACAGGTTAAATTCCAATTGGCAAGAGATACCCTCGAGACGATGTTGAAGTCTATGTActtcataagagatcaaatgtccAGTGGG GATGCTACCTCTAATGGACCTGGGCAAGAACAGGGAGCAGCCGAAACAGCCTTAACATAA
- the LOC103970715 gene encoding uncharacterized protein LOC103970715 has protein sequence MECNKDEALRAKEIAEKKFLERDLNGAKKFALKAQNLFPALEGICQMIATLDVYLASEEIAVGEKDWYAILSLSVSANEDTVKKQYRKLALQLHPDKNRSVGAEGAFKLISEAWSVLSDKSRRMLYDRKRSAKGFSQKTSQPNKNNNVPSNANGFYNFVNTAASKAQTVKKSTYVTPATVHPSSEPPVPETFWTCCNRCKMQYEYLRWYLNHTLLCPNCYEPYLAKETQSPANGCNSSVPCSASQQRHLNSDHNTTSKNAHGLGRSNSTFPGMGTSRFQNGANLGSCKNFQWGPFSRTAGVASVIASSAATAQAANLDHQTYDKVRREHEETKAAARRDDTIHRKNSAPKRNANACGILNAGPNVSLPTKRGRGIGDNSTEQLGASETNRMSGVLGDFKFRMGVRHDNLGREFSHMDIRTMLIEMSKLAIDKKIAEWKSAATVKIDAKENAKKKQKLGETDKEEVNDVVHGDATNQDRSVESVTNTKQFTIEKNSSDVQSADSDNENNEPVSIDVPDPDFHDFDHDRSERSFGSDQIWATYDDEDGMPRYYALVQQVISLKPFKVRMSFLTSRSNSEFGPLNWVASGFAKTCGDFRIGRYEVNDTVNIFSHKVKWEKGPRGVIKIIPRKGETWALYRNWSPKWNEHTPDDIIYKYDMVEVLEDYSEEEGVSVIALAKVSGFRTVFRRHMDPKESKRIPKEEMFRFSHQVPSYLLTGEEVENAPKGFFELDPAATPLELLQKICESKKEVALEAVEQAVN, from the coding sequence ATGGAATGCAACAAGGATGAGGCCCTCAGGGCAAAAGAGATTGCTGAAAAGAAGTTCCTGGAAAGGGATTTAAATGGTGCCAAGAAGTTTGCCTTGAAGGCTCAAAATCTCTTTCCGGCACTGGAGGGCATTTGCCAGATGATAGCAACTCTAGACGTTTATCTTGCCTCAGAAGAAATAGCTGTCGGTGAGAAGGATTGGTATGCAATTCTCAGTCTCAGTGTTTCGGCAAATGAAGATACAGTGAAGAAACAGTATAGGAAGTTGGCTCTCCAGCTTCATCCTGACAAGAACAGATCTGTTGGTGCTGAAGGTGCTTTTAAGCTCATTTCAGAGGCATGGAGTGTCTTATCTGACAAGTCTAGGAGAATGCTGTACGACCGAAAGAGAAGTGCTAAAGGGTTTTCACAGAAGACTTCTCAACCAAACAAAAATAACAATGTTCCTAGTAATGCAAATGGGTTTTATAACTTTGTCAACACTGCTGCATCAAAGGCACAGACTGTGAAGAAAAGCACTTATGTGACTCCAGCAACTGTGCATCCTTCATCTGAGCCTCCGGTGCCAGAAACATTTTGGACATGTTGTAATAGGTGCAAGATGCAGTATGAGTATCTAAGGTGGTATCTTAATCATACTCTTCTTTGTCCAAACTGCTATGAGCCCTATCTAGCTAAAGAAACACAGAGTCCTGCCAATGGTTGTAATTCCTCGGTCCCTTGTTCTGCTTCTCAGCAGCGTCACTTAAACTCTGACCATAACACAACTAGCAAAAATGCTCATGGTCTGGGGAGAAGTAATTCAACTTTTCCAGGCATGGGAACTTCAAGATTCCAGAATGGAGCAAATCTGGGTTCATGCAAAAACTTCCAGTGGGGCCCTTTTTCTAGAACTGCAGGAGTTGCAAGTGTGATTGCCTCATCAGCTGCCACTGCACAGGCTGCAAATCTCGACCATCAGACTTATGACAAAGTGAGAAGAGAGCATGAAGAGACAAAAGCAGCAGCTAGAAGGGATGATACTATTCACAGGAAGAATAGTGCCCCAAAGAGGAATGCTAATGCATGTGGGATCCTTAATGCAGGACCAAATGTTAGTTTACCCACAAAAAGAGGACGAGGCATTGGTGATAACTCAACAGAACAGCTTGGTGCATCTGAAACAAATAGGATGAGTggagttcttggagactttaagttCAGAATGGGTGTGAGACATGACAACTTAGGTAGAGAATTTTCTCATATGGATATTCGAACTATGTTGATTGAAATGAGTAAGTTAGCAATCGATAAGAAGATAGCAGAGTGGAAATCTGCTGCCACTGTGAAAATTGATGCAAAAGAAAAtgctaaaaagaaacaaaaactggGTGAAACTGACAAAGAAGAGGTAAATGATGTGGTTCATGGGGATGCCACTAATCAAGACAGATCAGTTGAGTCTGTGACCAACACCAAACAGTTTACCATTGAGAAGAATTCATCAGATGTCCAATCTGCTGATTCAGATAATGAGAACAATGAACCTGTGTCGATTGATGTTCCTGATCCAGATtttcatgattttgatcatgACCGTTCTGAGCGATCTTTTGGAAGTGATCAAATATGGGCCACTTATGATGACGAGGATGGTATGCCTCGTTATTATGCGCTGGTTCAGCAAGTTATTTCTTTGAAACCTTTCAAGGTGCGCATGAGTTTTCTCACTTCAAGGTCCAATAGTGAGTTTGGGCCTCTGAATTGGGTTGCATCTGGTTTTGCAAAAACCTGTGGTGATTTCAGGATTGGACGATATGAGGTGAATGATACAGTTAATATCTTTTCACATAAAGTCAAGTGGGAAAAGGGTCCCCGTGGTGTCATCAAAATTATTCCAAGAAAAGGTGAAACTTGGGCTCTCTACAGAAATTGGTCTCCAAAATGGAATGAACATACTCCTGATGATATCATCTATAAGTATGACATGGTAGAAGTCCTTGAAGACTATAGTGAAGAAGAGGGTGTATCTGTAATCGCTTTAGCAAAAGTATCTGGATTTAGAACAGTATTTCGTCGTCACATGGATCCAAAGGAATCAAAGAGAATCCCAAAAGAAGAAATGTTTCGGTTTTCACATCAAGTGCCTTCTTATTTACTGACTGGTGAAGAGGTTGAGAATGCTCCGAAGGGTTTCTTTGAGCTGGACCCTGCAGCAACTCCTTTGGAGCTTCTTCAAAAAATCTGTGAAAGCAAAAAGGAAGTGGCATTGGAGGCTGTTGAACAGGCAGTCAACTAG